From the Bos indicus x Bos taurus breed Angus x Brahman F1 hybrid chromosome 27, Bos_hybrid_MaternalHap_v2.0, whole genome shotgun sequence genome, one window contains:
- the TM2D2 gene encoding TM2 domain-containing protein 2, translated as MVLGGYPVSYLLLCGQAALLLGNLLLLHCVSRSHSHNATAEPELTSAGAAHPEGSPGAASWEYGDPHSPVILCSYLPDEFIECEDPVDHVGNTTAFQELGYGCLKFGGQAYRDVEHTRVQCRALDGIECASPRTFLRENKPCIKYTGHYFITTLLYSFFLGCFGVDRFCLGHTGTAVGKLLTLGGLGIWWFVDLILLITGGLMPSDGSNWCTIY; from the exons ATGGTGCTGGGGGGTTACCCGGTGAGTTACTTACTTCTGTGCGGCCAGGCGGCTCTGCTGCTGGGAAATCTACTGCTGCTGCATTGTGTGTCTCGGAGCCACTCGCACAACGCCACCGCCGAGCCCGAGCTCACATCCGCTGGCGCCGCCCACCCAGAGGGCTCCCCCGGCGCTGCGAGCTGGGAGTATGGCGACCCCCACTCTCCAGTCATCCTTTGCTCTTACCT ACCCGATGAATTTATAGAATGTGAAGACCCAGTGGATCATGTTGGAAACACAACAGCATTCCAGGAACTTGGTTATGGTTGTCTCAAG TTTGGGGGTCAGGCCTACAGAGATGTGGAGCACACTCGCGTGCAGTGCCGGGCCCTGGATGGAATTGAGTGTGCCAGCCCGAGGACCTTCCTCCGAGAGAACAAACCTTGTATAAA GTATACCGGACACTACTTCATAACCACTTTGCTCTACTCTTTCTTCCTGGGATGTTTTGGAGTAGATCGTTTCTGCCTGGGACACACTGGCACAGCAGTGGGGAAGCTCTTGACCCTTGGAGGACTTGGGATTTGGTGGTTTGTTGACCTTATTTTGCTGATCACTGGAGGACTGATGCCCAGTGACGGCAGCAATTGGTGCACCATTTACTAA